In Anabas testudineus chromosome 12, fAnaTes1.2, whole genome shotgun sequence, one genomic interval encodes:
- the mlana gene encoding melanoma antigen recognized by T-cells 1, whose protein sequence is MRCNRTDGMPRGEFNIYFASSRRGYVRAEEAVGIALLVVILAALLILGCWYFKKRNGYKILRSPRSGTTGYSGGQYSEAGPSANNKMALTDFGSFRPAVPNAPPAYEKISSGPLPPPYSP, encoded by the exons ATGCGGTGTAATCGTACAGACGGGATGCCTCGTGGAgaattcaacatttatttcgCCAGCAGCAGGCGAGGATACGTCCGAGCTGAGga GGCAGTGGGCATTGCTCTGCTGGTGGTCATCCTGGCAGCTCTCCTCATCCTCGGCTGCTGGTACTTCAAGAAAAGGAATGGCTACAAAATACTAAGG AGCCCGAGATCAGGTACAACAGGATATTCAGGAGGCCAGTACTCTGAGGCAGGACCTTCAGCAAATAACAAGATGGCTCTCACTGATTTTGGAAGCTTCCGACCTGCG GTTCCCAATGCTCCACCAGCCTATGAAAAGATTTCCTCAGGGCCACTGCCTCCTCCCTATTCCCCCTGA